A single window of Sneathiella limimaris DNA harbors:
- a CDS encoding DUF1127 domain-containing protein gives MTPYSSKIFLINSQPPVYVDSSLSNMFQTARDYFQARATMRQLNELTDRELTDIGITRADIPAVAKGEFHR, from the coding sequence ATGACCCCGTATTCAAGCAAGATTTTTTTGATCAATTCACAGCCACCTGTTTATGTGGATTCCAGCCTGAGCAACATGTTTCAGACTGCTCGGGATTATTTTCAGGCCCGCGCAACAATGCGCCAGCTGAACGAACTAACAGATCGCGAATTGACTGACATTGGCATTACACGCGCTGATATTCCTGCGGTTGCCAAAGGTGAATTCCACCGCTAA
- a CDS encoding ABC transporter substrate-binding protein → MKKLLMAATAMALMSTSVQAEDIKLGVIFGYTGPIESLTPDMAAGAELAIEEVNASGALLGGSKVSSVRADTTCTDAAAATAATERLVTSDKINAIVGGDCSGVTTAMLQNVALPNGVVMISPSATSPALTSVEDNGLFFRTAPSDARQGQVLAEILKDRGVNSAALTYTNNDYGKGLAESIKSNFEKMGGKVTITAAHEDGKADYTAEVGALASAGGDVLIVAGYLDQGGKGIIQAALDTGAFDTFVLPDGMIGDSLPLAIGSDLDGSFGTVPGTDSPGAGKFSEMAKAAGFKAGPFASESYDAAALILLSMQAAKSSDSNVFKDKVMSVANAPGEKIYPGELAKALKIIAEGGDVDYVGASAVELIGPGESAGNYREIEVANGKNTTAKFR, encoded by the coding sequence ATGAAAAAGCTACTTATGGCCGCGACAGCGATGGCCCTAATGAGCACGTCTGTACAGGCGGAAGATATCAAGTTGGGCGTAATCTTCGGATATACGGGACCCATTGAATCTCTGACCCCAGACATGGCTGCTGGCGCAGAGCTGGCAATTGAAGAAGTTAATGCAAGCGGCGCCTTGTTGGGTGGATCGAAGGTTTCATCCGTTCGTGCAGATACGACTTGTACAGATGCTGCTGCTGCGACAGCTGCGACAGAGCGTCTTGTCACATCCGATAAAATCAATGCAATTGTTGGCGGTGACTGTTCCGGCGTGACCACAGCAATGCTGCAGAATGTTGCGTTGCCAAATGGCGTCGTGATGATTTCACCTTCTGCAACATCTCCAGCCCTCACGAGTGTTGAAGATAACGGACTATTCTTCCGTACAGCGCCATCTGATGCCCGTCAGGGTCAGGTTCTGGCTGAAATCCTGAAGGATCGTGGTGTGAACTCTGCGGCGCTGACCTATACCAATAATGACTATGGTAAGGGCCTGGCAGAAAGCATCAAATCCAACTTTGAAAAAATGGGTGGTAAAGTCACAATCACTGCTGCGCACGAAGATGGCAAAGCTGACTACACTGCTGAAGTTGGTGCACTTGCATCAGCGGGCGGTGATGTTTTGATCGTTGCTGGTTACTTGGACCAAGGCGGTAAAGGTATTATTCAGGCAGCGCTGGATACAGGTGCGTTTGATACATTCGTTCTGCCAGACGGCATGATCGGTGACAGCCTTCCATTGGCAATCGGCTCAGACCTGGACGGCTCTTTCGGTACCGTTCCTGGAACAGATAGCCCAGGTGCTGGTAAATTCTCTGAAATGGCAAAAGCTGCTGGCTTCAAGGCAGGTCCATTTGCTTCAGAATCCTATGACGCAGCAGCACTTATTCTGTTGTCCATGCAGGCTGCAAAATCAAGTGACAGCAACGTTTTCAAAGACAAAGTCATGTCAGTTGCAAACGCGCCTGGTGAAAAAATCTATCCAGGTGAACTGGCGAAAGCACTTAAAATTATCGCTGAAGGCGGCGATGTTGACTATGTTGGTGCCTCTGCGGTTGAGCTGATTGGCCCAGGTGAAAGTGCCGGTAACTATCGTGAAATCGAAGTTGCAAATGGCAAGAACACAACGGCCAAATTCCGCTAA
- a CDS encoding alpha/beta hydrolase family esterase produces MTRISGLAILLVWTLISTSANASDGLSEHTLVHEGIERQYLRYVPPAAHQIGTPKQLIILLHGGGGTGRSMMRSTGFNRLAAREGFVGLYPSGVNRHWNDGRPQYQGVDDVGFILAAIQETMAEIQFLDETQIFLAGMSNGGHMIQRLICEQAARFAGAAIVTAQLTPELIKSCRPSKPLGILYINGTEDPLMPFDGGPIAPQWGSRGTVTSTAETLDFWRMHNTCASFPKVTQLPDLDATDGTLTERLDWPDCAPGAPLRLYRINGGGHAWPRKKQYLPERVIGRTSKDIDANDLIIDFFKSLDRAGKN; encoded by the coding sequence ATGACCCGGATATCGGGATTAGCAATTTTACTAGTTTGGACCCTTATCTCAACCAGTGCAAACGCCTCAGACGGTTTATCAGAACACACACTTGTCCATGAGGGTATTGAACGCCAATACCTGAGATATGTCCCGCCTGCAGCCCACCAAATTGGAACACCAAAACAACTTATTATTCTCCTGCATGGCGGCGGAGGGACGGGCCGTTCCATGATGCGATCCACTGGGTTTAACCGTCTCGCCGCGAGAGAGGGCTTTGTCGGACTTTATCCCTCTGGCGTGAACCGGCACTGGAATGATGGCCGCCCCCAATATCAAGGTGTTGACGATGTGGGGTTTATTCTTGCTGCTATTCAAGAGACCATGGCAGAGATACAGTTTCTTGATGAAACCCAAATCTTCCTTGCCGGCATGTCGAATGGCGGCCATATGATCCAGCGCCTGATCTGCGAGCAAGCAGCGCGCTTCGCCGGGGCGGCAATTGTAACGGCCCAACTCACACCAGAACTCATAAAAAGCTGCCGCCCTTCCAAACCGCTCGGAATTCTCTACATAAATGGGACCGAGGATCCACTGATGCCCTTTGATGGCGGTCCAATTGCGCCTCAATGGGGATCTCGCGGAACGGTCACATCAACTGCCGAGACACTCGACTTCTGGCGCATGCACAACACCTGCGCAAGCTTTCCCAAAGTCACACAACTACCGGATCTTGACGCAACCGACGGAACATTGACCGAGCGTCTGGACTGGCCAGACTGTGCACCAGGCGCCCCCCTTCGGTTATATCGGATTAACGGAGGCGGTCATGCCTGGCCCAGGAAAAAGCAGTATCTTCCCGAGCGCGTAATCGGTCGCACCTCCAAAGATATTGATGCCAATGACTTGATCATCGATTTCTTCAAATCCTTGGACAGGGCAGGCAAAAATTGA
- a CDS encoding DUF2189 domain-containing protein, translating to MTNGDESSPNARTTRGPSKANLLVEDMRLVSDVTTEDVWRWLAAGWSDLKANTFVSVSYAALFIIAGIILSFGFYFMGWPYLILPGLTGFLLVGPAVGIGFYEISRAHAAGEKATFWGAVTAARYNKLGIFGFGMAMAFIFQIWIRISFTVFALNFKGVMPDWMVILERALSMDGIYFGISIALVGAVFAAVIFVAGAFSMPMMVDRKSVLLPSIITSAYAIVRNKNAMILWAAMIVIFTGIGLATAGIGLAITLPLIGHATWHAYKQVMSGDLPEGQSHPSGSLMTDD from the coding sequence ATGACAAACGGGGATGAAAGCAGTCCAAATGCCCGGACCACTCGCGGTCCAAGCAAGGCCAACCTGCTGGTGGAGGACATGCGCCTCGTCAGCGATGTCACGACCGAAGATGTGTGGCGGTGGCTTGCTGCTGGCTGGTCGGATTTGAAGGCGAATACCTTTGTCAGCGTCTCCTATGCGGCTCTTTTCATCATTGCCGGGATCATTCTCTCCTTCGGCTTCTATTTTATGGGCTGGCCTTACCTGATCCTGCCGGGCCTTACCGGATTTCTGCTGGTCGGGCCTGCCGTCGGGATCGGTTTCTACGAAATTAGCCGCGCCCACGCAGCGGGGGAGAAAGCCACCTTCTGGGGAGCTGTTACCGCCGCCCGATACAACAAGCTGGGTATCTTTGGCTTCGGCATGGCCATGGCCTTTATCTTCCAGATCTGGATCCGCATTTCCTTCACGGTTTTCGCCCTCAACTTCAAAGGCGTGATGCCGGACTGGATGGTCATTCTGGAGCGGGCCCTGAGCATGGACGGGATTTATTTCGGCATTTCCATTGCACTGGTTGGCGCCGTTTTTGCGGCGGTTATCTTCGTCGCAGGCGCCTTTTCCATGCCCATGATGGTCGACCGCAAATCCGTGCTCCTGCCCTCCATTATCACCAGCGCCTATGCGATTGTGCGCAACAAGAATGCCATGATCCTGTGGGCGGCCATGATTGTCATTTTCACAGGAATCGGACTTGCCACCGCAGGCATCGGCCTTGCCATTACCCTGCCGCTCATTGGTCATGCAACCTGGCACGCCTACAAGCAGGTCATGTCTGGTGACCTGCCAGAGGGGCAATCCCACCCCTCCGGCAGCCTGATGACGGACGACTAA
- a CDS encoding substrate-binding periplasmic protein codes for MPSGIFNVDPRDLNKVLARLLFVIGVVALGWLSPALASEPLKISIAAGSPFHKSGQTGFVDLVLKEAFERIGVEVDVVKYPAERAIHGANNGDFDGDGYRVAGLERIYPNLIRVPEKIFDMRFGAFSRDETVPTEDWDSLTPYSIGLIIGWKIFELNVKSERVTKVKNVDQLFSLLSKGRVEVALYDQWQGLAYLQENQISGFKVLDPLLATKDMYLYLHKKHADKVPLVANALREMKADGTLQKYIDQIMSPLLM; via the coding sequence ATGCCATCTGGAATTTTTAATGTCGATCCTCGGGATCTGAACAAGGTTCTGGCGCGGCTGTTGTTCGTTATTGGTGTCGTCGCGTTAGGCTGGTTGAGCCCAGCTTTAGCGAGCGAGCCGTTGAAAATCAGTATCGCCGCAGGCTCCCCTTTTCATAAATCCGGCCAGACAGGCTTTGTTGATCTTGTTCTGAAGGAAGCTTTCGAACGGATTGGCGTAGAGGTGGATGTCGTCAAATATCCGGCAGAGCGGGCCATTCATGGCGCAAATAACGGCGATTTTGATGGGGATGGCTACCGGGTTGCGGGTCTCGAGCGAATTTATCCCAATTTGATCCGGGTGCCGGAAAAAATATTTGATATGCGCTTTGGCGCCTTTAGTCGTGACGAGACCGTCCCGACCGAGGACTGGGATAGCTTAACCCCCTATTCAATCGGGCTGATAATCGGCTGGAAGATTTTCGAGTTGAATGTGAAATCCGAAAGGGTCACCAAGGTCAAGAATGTGGACCAGCTTTTCTCCTTGCTGTCAAAAGGCCGGGTAGAGGTTGCCCTCTATGATCAGTGGCAGGGTCTGGCCTATCTTCAGGAAAACCAAATTAGCGGCTTTAAGGTGCTGGACCCGCTGCTGGCCACAAAAGACATGTATCTTTATCTCCATAAAAAGCACGCAGACAAGGTGCCGCTGGTTGCCAATGCACTTCGGGAGATGAAGGCGGATGGCACTTTGCAAAAGTATATTGATCAGATCATGTCACCGCTGTTGATGTAG
- a CDS encoding nitroreductase, whose product MDFDTVVRGRRSTRGFKPDPIPKETLLEIIELASRAPSSMNTQPWHLHVISGEPLDRIREGNTKNNLAGVPPSREFRVEGKYEGVHRQRQVDIAIQLFEAMGIERHDKEKRQDWVLRGFRQFDAPVSVIVAYDKELQGDIRHFDLGAITYGLVLAAWSRGIGAVINSQGIMQSPVVRENAGIPENHVIQTAVAMGYPDDSFPANAVVSTRRPAEEVATFIGFEG is encoded by the coding sequence ATGGATTTTGATACAGTTGTGCGCGGGCGGCGATCAACCCGTGGTTTTAAGCCTGATCCCATCCCAAAAGAAACTCTGCTGGAAATCATAGAACTGGCCTCACGCGCGCCGTCTTCCATGAACACCCAGCCATGGCACCTGCATGTGATCAGCGGGGAGCCGCTGGATCGTATTCGCGAGGGCAATACCAAAAATAATCTGGCGGGTGTTCCGCCATCTCGTGAGTTCCGGGTGGAAGGTAAATACGAAGGTGTTCATCGGCAACGGCAGGTGGATATTGCCATCCAACTGTTTGAGGCCATGGGGATCGAACGTCATGATAAGGAAAAACGTCAGGATTGGGTGCTTCGGGGCTTTCGCCAGTTTGACGCACCCGTGTCGGTCATTGTTGCCTATGACAAGGAATTGCAGGGCGATATCCGGCATTTTGACCTTGGTGCGATTACCTATGGACTGGTGCTTGCCGCCTGGAGCCGGGGAATTGGCGCTGTCATTAACAGTCAGGGTATCATGCAATCCCCTGTCGTCCGTGAGAATGCCGGTATTCCGGAAAATCACGTGATCCAGACGGCGGTGGCCATGGGCTATCCTGATGACAGTTTTCCCGCCAATGCGGTTGTCTCAACCCGCCGCCCTGCAGAAGAGGTCGCGACCTTTATTGGCTTTGAAGGATAA
- a CDS encoding ABC transporter ATP-binding protein: protein MSYLTGNHMTGGYGSADILHDCTISVDLEEIAVIVGPNGAGKSTAMKAIFGMLDLREGSVMLDGEDITKLSPQDRVAKGMSFVPQTNNVFTSMTVEENLEMGAFIREDDFSDTMEQVYELFPILKEKRHQPAGELSGGQRQQVAVGRALMTQPKLLMLDEPTAGVSPIVMDELFDRIIEVAKAGIAILMVEQNARQALNIADKGYVLVQGRNAYTDTGEALLADPEVRRAFLGG, encoded by the coding sequence ATGAGTTATCTTACAGGTAATCATATGACCGGCGGTTATGGCAGCGCAGATATTCTGCATGACTGCACCATATCGGTTGATCTTGAGGAAATTGCAGTCATTGTTGGACCTAATGGCGCTGGAAAATCAACAGCGATGAAGGCCATTTTTGGCATGCTGGACCTGAGGGAAGGCTCAGTGATGCTGGATGGTGAAGATATCACCAAGCTTAGCCCGCAAGACCGTGTGGCCAAAGGGATGAGCTTTGTGCCGCAAACCAACAATGTGTTTACCTCCATGACGGTGGAGGAAAATCTGGAGATGGGCGCTTTTATCCGGGAGGATGATTTTTCGGATACTATGGAGCAGGTCTATGAGCTGTTTCCGATCCTAAAGGAAAAGCGGCATCAGCCGGCCGGAGAATTGTCAGGCGGGCAGCGGCAACAGGTCGCCGTTGGGCGCGCCTTGATGACCCAGCCCAAGTTGCTGATGCTGGATGAGCCGACGGCGGGTGTCTCCCCCATTGTGATGGATGAATTATTTGACCGGATTATTGAAGTGGCCAAAGCCGGTATTGCGATCCTGATGGTTGAGCAAAATGCGCGGCAAGCCCTTAATATTGCCGATAAAGGATATGTGCTGGTTCAGGGGCGGAATGCCTATACTGATACCGGAGAGGCGCTGCTGGCGGATCCAGAAGTCCGTAGAGCGTTTCTGGGAGGATAG
- a CDS encoding tetratricopeptide repeat protein, with product MVGNIVRVLPLMLLFLLGGCFVVSEKPVLNATSNPGLPDQKSLLQLIDGPIKLQQNVQFDVEPGSKEYTFYEVGPRLTAAHFGSELNPKAVRFVPLFKPDGIYLAQFKNSSKQYYYYIVHHQNDRFYVNEMKLSPKERDEAFKRKIPSVYDKGVSPKTVDGLKAYARYWVGIRGADWIMKDPASYTYRLYTDPTEQEIMREAHMDFMCLAYAGHPEDPAVKKLRAPYNDGRILSRVDEKPATGYCKHGVEPTQSPSVTFALARAKYKIEEYTGSRQNPGALDLAERLHQQNFGLGSVLLSEAYRWGKGVPRDAKRAEQILKAADQEDPNILNALGYHYRGGHAGGIRNEEAAYYFTRAADKGHASAMASLGVMYRFGNGVKKDLKKAISLFRKSAEGRDVIGLSELGKAYYFGEGVSRDYKKAMPLFQASKKLGSGEAAYYIGYLYLYGLGTKANQGLALNNFKTSADRNFVSGRYAYAENYYNDLKKAKRGQPQHDWLVKASKTGRNDALYVLAKKYIHGFDVNQSGSEAAKLLQKAIANGHIGSMLYLAAHYEIGSHLKRDFAKAEQLYQKAANKGNLIGMYYLAEFYRKGNAGNNRKSEAKGWYQKAANKGHQKSKDALKKYYASLSAPSAPSGPSAPPASSTQSELERAQKFERWAREGKDIYYYYAGLTYLTKLGNADKAEENFLISSRKGNTWSQYYMGLIHSQYDNYPKHWKPEYALMWLYTAEKTGLKAGKDTGKISKYYGELEKLLKPEQRIRALDRSRKCFGSNYRNC from the coding sequence ATGGTTGGAAATATTGTTCGCGTCTTGCCGCTGATGCTGCTGTTCTTGTTAGGTGGCTGTTTTGTGGTTTCAGAAAAACCGGTTTTGAACGCAACGAGCAATCCGGGACTACCCGATCAGAAGTCTTTACTTCAGTTGATTGATGGCCCTATCAAGCTTCAGCAAAATGTCCAATTCGATGTTGAGCCGGGATCAAAAGAATACACCTTTTATGAAGTTGGCCCGCGACTAACCGCCGCTCATTTTGGATCAGAACTCAACCCAAAAGCGGTTCGGTTTGTACCGCTTTTCAAACCCGACGGGATCTATCTTGCACAATTTAAAAATAGTTCGAAACAATACTATTATTACATCGTCCATCATCAGAATGACCGCTTCTATGTCAATGAAATGAAGCTCTCACCAAAAGAACGTGATGAGGCATTTAAACGAAAGATACCTAGCGTCTATGATAAGGGTGTTTCCCCCAAAACTGTTGACGGATTAAAAGCCTACGCCCGATATTGGGTCGGGATAAGAGGTGCCGACTGGATCATGAAGGATCCTGCAAGCTACACGTACCGCTTATACACAGACCCAACAGAGCAGGAAATTATGCGCGAAGCCCATATGGACTTCATGTGCCTTGCCTATGCCGGCCACCCCGAAGATCCAGCGGTTAAAAAACTCCGCGCACCTTATAATGACGGCCGGATCCTCTCCCGGGTTGATGAGAAACCTGCGACTGGCTATTGCAAGCATGGCGTTGAACCCACGCAAAGTCCCTCGGTAACTTTTGCGTTAGCCCGGGCAAAGTATAAGATCGAGGAATATACCGGCTCCCGCCAAAACCCAGGGGCTCTGGATCTCGCCGAACGGCTCCACCAACAAAATTTTGGTCTCGGCAGTGTTCTGTTATCCGAAGCCTACCGCTGGGGCAAAGGCGTCCCGCGGGATGCAAAACGGGCAGAGCAAATCCTCAAAGCAGCTGATCAGGAGGATCCCAATATCCTCAATGCGCTTGGCTATCACTATCGAGGCGGTCACGCTGGCGGTATTCGAAACGAGGAAGCCGCCTACTATTTCACCCGCGCCGCCGATAAGGGTCATGCCTCCGCGATGGCCAGCCTGGGTGTCATGTACCGGTTTGGTAACGGGGTTAAAAAAGATCTGAAAAAGGCCATCAGCCTGTTTCGTAAATCGGCAGAAGGGCGAGATGTGATAGGCCTTTCAGAACTCGGCAAGGCCTATTATTTCGGCGAGGGTGTTTCTCGCGACTACAAAAAAGCTATGCCACTTTTTCAGGCATCAAAAAAACTGGGATCGGGAGAGGCCGCCTATTACATTGGCTATCTTTATCTCTATGGTCTGGGCACCAAAGCCAATCAGGGCCTGGCACTTAACAACTTCAAAACTTCCGCAGACCGGAACTTCGTATCCGGGCGCTATGCCTACGCGGAAAACTATTATAATGATTTGAAAAAGGCAAAGCGCGGCCAACCCCAACATGACTGGCTGGTCAAAGCCTCCAAAACGGGGCGCAACGACGCACTTTATGTGCTGGCGAAAAAATATATTCATGGCTTCGATGTCAATCAATCGGGCAGTGAAGCCGCCAAACTGCTGCAAAAAGCGATCGCAAATGGGCATATCGGTTCCATGCTGTATCTTGCGGCGCATTATGAAATTGGATCCCATCTGAAGCGGGATTTTGCAAAAGCCGAGCAGCTCTATCAAAAAGCTGCGAACAAGGGAAATTTGATCGGCATGTATTACCTCGCGGAATTTTACCGGAAGGGAAATGCAGGTAACAATAGAAAGTCTGAGGCAAAAGGATGGTATCAAAAAGCGGCAAACAAGGGCCATCAAAAGTCCAAGGATGCGCTGAAGAAATACTATGCCTCACTTTCCGCCCCGTCCGCACCTTCAGGACCTTCCGCCCCGCCAGCCAGTAGCACACAATCCGAGTTGGAACGGGCACAGAAGTTTGAAAGATGGGCCCGTGAGGGGAAAGACATCTATTACTATTATGCTGGACTTACCTACCTCACCAAGCTCGGCAACGCGGACAAGGCGGAGGAGAACTTCCTGATCTCATCTCGCAAGGGGAATACCTGGTCACAATATTACATGGGCCTTATTCACAGCCAGTATGACAATTATCCCAAACACTGGAAGCCAGAATATGCGCTGATGTGGCTCTATACCGCCGAAAAAACAGGGCTCAAGGCCGGTAAAGATACAGGCAAGATCAGTAAATATTATGGGGAACTGGAAAAACTGCTCAAACCGGAACAGCGGATCCGGGCCCTCGATCGCTCACGGAAATGCTTTGGCTCCAACTACAGGAACTGCTGA
- a CDS encoding ABC transporter ATP-binding protein — MIRIENLHMQFGGIHAVDGVSLSIEEGSITGLIGPNGAGKTTLFNCIAGAYTPTSGKIFLDGEEITGLKPHELFAKGLLRTFQIAQEFSTLTVRENLMMVPGDQSGESLIDTWLRPGKVREEEEQIREKADSVIEFLEISHVADELAGNLSGGQKKLLELGRTMMVDAKIVFLDEVGAGVNRTLLNTLGDAIQRLNKEHGYTFCMIEHDMDFVGRLCDPVIVMAEGQLLAEGTIEEIKSNEQVIEAYLGTGLKNKPEAQS, encoded by the coding sequence ATGATTAGAATTGAAAATCTCCATATGCAATTTGGCGGCATTCATGCCGTTGACGGTGTCTCCTTGAGCATCGAGGAGGGCAGCATAACGGGGCTGATTGGTCCCAATGGTGCTGGCAAAACCACGTTATTTAATTGCATTGCAGGAGCCTATACCCCTACCAGTGGCAAAATCTTTCTGGACGGGGAAGAAATTACTGGTCTCAAGCCACACGAGCTGTTTGCAAAAGGCCTGCTAAGGACATTTCAGATTGCCCAGGAATTTTCCACGCTGACGGTGCGGGAAAACCTGATGATGGTGCCGGGAGACCAAAGCGGTGAGAGCCTCATCGACACCTGGCTTCGCCCGGGCAAAGTCCGTGAAGAAGAAGAGCAGATCCGGGAAAAAGCCGACAGTGTTATTGAGTTTCTAGAAATTTCCCATGTCGCGGACGAACTGGCCGGGAACCTGTCCGGGGGCCAAAAAAAGCTGCTGGAGCTTGGGCGAACTATGATGGTTGATGCCAAAATCGTCTTTTTGGATGAGGTTGGCGCCGGCGTAAATCGGACGCTGCTGAACACCCTTGGCGATGCGATCCAGCGACTGAATAAGGAGCATGGATATACCTTCTGCATGATCGAGCACGATATGGACTTCGTCGGTCGCCTGTGTGATCCGGTGATCGTGATGGCCGAGGGTCAGTTGTTGGCAGAGGGCACGATCGAAGAGATAAAATCCAATGAGCAAGTTATCGAGGCCTATCTTGGAACAGGGCTCAAGAACAAGCCGGAGGCCCAGTCATGA
- a CDS encoding substrate-binding periplasmic protein, whose protein sequence is MPNIICKRSSGTNRSGTANLRSGIVAFIFFCLVFIRPAQSEEAAVFVCNEFPPYKMENSPSGLPGFDVEFLREAFDRVGIPLEIQYMPWKRALDTAKKGEVSGVCSCSYTKEREAYLLFSEPLGKASSGLFSLASQNFEEVQGLEEVGKRSVGAINGYNLIKKLEAAKVQRTFELSSEKQGLQMLLKGRIDFYYSYEAPARYYLSQLQDAQKVKYQELSSTDYYSCFSKPAPGSAELLKKFNRGLAEIKADGTYDAILKKYR, encoded by the coding sequence ATGCCTAATATTATCTGCAAAAGGTCAAGCGGCACTAACAGAAGTGGTACGGCGAATTTGCGGTCTGGGATAGTTGCTTTCATATTTTTTTGCCTTGTCTTCATCCGGCCAGCGCAGTCTGAAGAAGCAGCGGTTTTTGTCTGCAATGAATTTCCCCCCTACAAAATGGAGAATAGTCCGTCAGGCCTGCCCGGTTTTGATGTGGAATTCCTGAGGGAAGCTTTTGACCGCGTCGGCATTCCCTTGGAAATTCAATATATGCCCTGGAAGCGGGCCCTGGATACAGCCAAAAAAGGTGAGGTAAGCGGGGTGTGCAGTTGCTCCTACACCAAGGAGCGAGAGGCCTATTTATTGTTCTCTGAGCCATTGGGAAAAGCCTCGTCTGGATTGTTCAGTCTGGCGTCACAAAATTTCGAGGAAGTCCAGGGGCTTGAAGAGGTGGGCAAAAGATCCGTTGGGGCAATCAATGGATATAATCTGATCAAAAAACTGGAGGCGGCAAAAGTTCAGCGGACGTTTGAGCTTTCCAGTGAGAAGCAGGGGCTTCAGATGCTGCTAAAGGGCCGGATCGATTTTTATTACAGTTATGAGGCGCCTGCCCGCTATTACCTCTCACAGCTACAGGACGCGCAGAAGGTTAAGTATCAGGAGCTTTCCTCGACGGACTATTATTCCTGCTTCAGTAAGCCAGCGCCAGGTTCGGCTGAGCTTCTCAAAAAGTTCAACAGAGGGCTTGCTGAAATCAAGGCCGATGGGACCTATGACGCAATTCTCAAGAAGTACAGATAA
- a CDS encoding SDR family oxidoreductase: MTKTALITGASSGIGRGTAIRLARDGWHILAHGRNLEALEETVQDIEKAGGSGSFFQAEMADMASVAALADWAQSGERLDAVIYCAAKFTYGPVSTERFDDWDLTIDRVLRASIRLTAHTLPAIKASEGAYVYICGATSWLGWKNHAIHCAVRHAQAGFAKALFEDVREDGVRVTLVHPGFVDTPAISSDGKDRAKMIQQEDIAEMIATAITLPNTACVTELTLRPQRSPYV, from the coding sequence ATGACGAAAACAGCTTTGATCACAGGTGCCTCGAGCGGAATAGGCCGTGGTACTGCTATTCGCCTTGCCCGTGATGGGTGGCATATTTTAGCCCATGGTCGTAACCTGGAGGCCCTTGAGGAGACCGTTCAAGACATTGAGAAGGCCGGTGGAAGTGGGTCCTTTTTCCAGGCTGAGATGGCCGATATGGCGTCGGTTGCCGCACTCGCCGATTGGGCGCAATCTGGCGAACGGCTGGATGCGGTTATTTATTGTGCGGCGAAATTCACTTATGGCCCTGTCTCAACCGAGCGTTTTGATGATTGGGACCTGACAATTGATCGGGTGTTGCGGGCAAGTATCCGCCTGACCGCCCATACGCTCCCTGCTATTAAGGCAAGCGAGGGGGCTTATGTGTATATCTGCGGGGCGACTTCATGGCTTGGATGGAAAAATCACGCTATTCACTGCGCCGTTAGGCATGCGCAGGCGGGATTTGCCAAGGCCTTGTTTGAGGATGTGCGAGAGGATGGCGTGCGTGTCACGCTGGTTCACCCCGGTTTTGTTGACACACCCGCCATTAGTTCGGACGGGAAGGATCGCGCTAAAATGATCCAGCAAGAAGACATTGCGGAAATGATCGCAACAGCCATCACCTTGCCGAACACTGCCTGCGTGACCGAGCTGACCTTGCGCCCGCAACGATCACCTTACGTTTGA